In one Amaranthus tricolor cultivar Red isolate AtriRed21 chromosome 8, ASM2621246v1, whole genome shotgun sequence genomic region, the following are encoded:
- the LOC130820876 gene encoding U-box domain-containing protein 25-like isoform X1 codes for MMKEIGMSIPDFFTCPISLELFSDPVTLCTGQTYDRPSIERWLASGNLICPVTMQKLLDISMVPNLTLRHLIDQWLHKGNTHHDDHGFYKVGSKIMFYTSLKNVLESQNSPLEQKIQVLEQIICLSNDLHRKNEGLIQMGFLSLILGIIFESKNTQETMVLVEKSLNCALKLVPFSSLSDLNILLEEQKFETFKNLLHEGSNLVKVALCNIIEIASLSKEYNLSTKIGNDTKILQSLLDYINNYPQNSELSEAGVKAILSLISSSSSSLEKRHENLIKEGLIESMVTYILETGIKKNKDEILLLKVIKALEQILDHSESAKTAFMVHGVLSRGIKALIKMVFRVSGDDEGSESAVNCLLILCDESMIAREEAIYGGILTQLLLLLQSQCSTRTKTRARMLLKLLRSMWPKDPKQQ; via the coding sequence atgatGAAAGAAATAGGAATGTCAATCCCTGATTTCTTCACATGTCCAATAAGTCTAGAGTTGTTTAGTGATCCTGTCACTTTGTGCACAGGACAAACTTATGATAGGCCTTCAATTGAAAGATGGCTTGCTTCTGGAAATCTTATATGCCCAGTTACAATGCAGAAACTTCTTGATATATCTATGGTTCCTAATCTTACTTTGAGGCATTTGATTGATCAATGGCTTCATAAAGGCAATACTCATCATGATGATCATGGATTTTACAAAGTGGGTTCCAAAATTATGTTCTATACTTCATTAAAGAATGTTCTAGAATCTCAAAACTCACCTTTGGAGCAGAAAATACAAGTTCTTGAGCAAATTATATGCTTGTCAAATGATTTGCATAGGAAAAATGAAGGTTTAATCCAAATGGGTTTTTTGTCATTGATTTTGGGTAtaatttttgaatcaaaaaacACCCAAGAAACTATGGTTTTAGTGGAGAAATCCCTTAACTGTGCTCTTAAATTAGTTCCTTTTTCTTCCTTGAGTGACttgaatatattattagaaGAGCAAAAGTTTGAAACATTCAAAAATCTACTCCATGAAGGAAGTAATTTAGTCAAAGTAGCCTTATGCAATATAATAGAAATAGCATCCCTTTCAAAAGAGTATAATTTATCAACCAAAATAGGAAATGACACAAAAATACTCCAATCTTTGCTTGATTATATCAACAATTACCCACAAAATTCTGAACTTTCAGAAGCAGGGGTTAAGGCAATCTTAAGCTTAATTTCAAGCTCATCATCATCACTCGAAAAACGACACGAAAATTTGATCAAAGAAGGGCTAATAGAATCAATGGTGACATACATTTTGGAAACAGgaatcaagaaaaacaaggatgaaatattattattaaaagtaataaaagCTTTAGAACAAATTTTAGATCATTCAGAAAGTGCAAAGACAGCATTTATGGTACATGGTGTATTATCAAGAGGGATTAAGGCATTAATTAAGATGGTTTTTAGAGTATCAGGAGATGATGAAGGCAGTGAAAGTGCAGTAAATTGTTTATTGATATTGTGTGATGAATCAATGATAGCAAGAGAAGAAGCAATTTATGGTGGGATATTGACAcaattgttgttattgttacaAAGCCAGTGTAGTACAAGGACCAAAACAAGGGCCAGAATGCTGCTAAAGCTGCTTAGAAGCATGTGGCCTAAGGACCCAAAACAGCAATA
- the LOC130821567 gene encoding uncharacterized protein LOC130821567, whose product MEERFGILEENMRLVTQTLTQLRLDNQHDRTPNPNLRPYEDRTVKIDIPEFDGHSYDPRKYLEWEDRMDNYFEFKNTTPDQQYKLAKVKLIKSAAIWLEGVHKRRIREERGRINSWAKIKKHMRRKYVQTTYKQQHYVQFSALTQGNKSVQEYIHEWDRLSVLCDINDPEELRVSKFIAGLRENLRHQLMITPDLTVHSAGLQAIELERIANRFTHTPRQPVKPTHLGTQAPHLHLRGTPRTVGRVLTQQGETHLPTPKM is encoded by the coding sequence ATGGAGGAAAGATTTGGGATATTAGAAGAGAATATGAGATTAGTCACGCAGACCTTGACCCAGTTGCGCCTAGACAATCAACACGATAGGACACCAAACCCTAATCTGCGACCCTACGAGGATAGAACCGTCAAGATTGACATCCCTGAATTCGATGGACATTCCTATGACCCTAGGAAGTATCTAGAATGGGAAGATCGAATGGATAACTACTTTGAATTCAAAAACACAACCCCAGATCAACAGTACAAATTAGCCAAAGTGAAATTGATTAAATCGGCCGCGATTTGGTTAGAAGGAGTACATAAGCGTAGGATCAGGGAAGAGAGGGGAAGGATTAACTCTTGGGCCAAGATAAAGAAACACATGAGAAGGAAATATGTCCAAACTACCTACAAACAGCAACATTATGTGCAATTCAGTGCTTTAACCCAAGGGAACAAGTCCGTACAGGAGTACATTCATGAATGGGATAGGCTAAGTGTTCTTTGTGACATTAATGATCCTGAAGAGTTGAGAGTGAGCAAGTTTATAGCAGGATTGAGGGAGAACCTTAGACACCAACTGATGATTACACCTGACTTGACAGTGCACTCAGCAGGGCTGCAAGCCATTGAGCTGGAAAGGATTGCTAACAGATTCACCCATACACCAAGGCAGCCAGTAAAGCCTACACACCTAGGAACCCAAGCACCACACTTGCACCTTAGAGGGACACCCAGAACAGTGGGCAGAGTGTTAACACAACAAGGGGAGACCCACCTGCCAACCCCAAAGATGTAG
- the LOC130820876 gene encoding U-box domain-containing protein 25-like isoform X2, with product MMKEIGMSIPDFFTCPISLELFSDPVTLCTGQTYDRPSIERWLASGNLICPVTMQKLLDISMVPNLTLRHLIDQWLHKGNTHHDDHGFYKVGSKIMFYTSLKNVLESQNSPLEQKIQVLEQIICLSNDLHRKNEGLIQMGFLSLILGIIFESKNTQETMVLVEKSLNCALKLVPFSSLSDLNILLEEQKFETFKNLLHEGSNLVKVALCNIIEIASLSKEYNLSTKIGNDTKILQSLLDYINNYPQNSELSEAGVKAILSLISSSSSSLEKRHENLIKEGLIESMVTYILETGIKKNKDEILLLKVIKALEQILDHSESAKTAFMVHGVLSRGIKALIKMVFRVSGDDEGSESAVNCLLILCDESMIAREEAIYGGILTQLLLLLQSQCSTRTKTRARMLLKLLRSMWPKDPKQQ from the exons atgatGAAAGAAATAGGAATGTCAATCCCTGATTTCTTCACATGTCCAATAAGTCTAGAGTTGTTTAGTGATCCTGTCACTTTGTGCACAGGACAAACTTATGATAGGCCTTCAATTGAAAGATGGCTTGCTTCTGGAAATCTTATATGCCCAGTTACAATGCAGAAACTTCTTGATATATCTATGGTTCCTAATCTTACTTTGAGGCATTTGATTGATCAATGGCTTCATAAAGGCAATACTCATCATGATGATCATGGATTTTACAAAGTGGGTTCCAAAATTATGTTCTATACTTCATTAAAGAATGTTCTAGAATCTCAAAACTCACCTTTGGAGCAGAAAATACAAGTTCTTGAGCAAATTATATGCTTGTCAAATGATTTGCATAGGAAAAATGAAGGTTTAATCCAAATGGGTTTTTTGTCATTGATTTTGGGTAtaatttttgaatcaaaaaacACCCAAGAAACTATGGTTTTAGTGGAGAAATCCCTTAACTGTGCTCTTAAATTAGTTCCTTTTTCTTCCTTGAGTGACttgaatatattattagaaGAGCAAAAGTTTGAAACATTCAAAAATCTACTCCATGAAGGAAGTAATTTAGTCAAAGTAGCCTTATGCAATATAATAGAAATAGCATCCCTTTCAAAAGAGTATAATTTATCAACCAAAATAGGAAATGACACAAAAATACTCCAATCTTTGCTTGATTATATCAACAATTACCCACAAAATTCTGAACTTTCAGAAGCAGGGGTTAAGGCAATCTTAAGCTTAATTTCAAGCTCATCATCATCACTCGAAAAACGACACGAAAATTTGATCAAAGAAGGGCTAATAGAATCAATGGTGACATACATTTTGGAAACAGgaatcaagaaaaacaaggatgaaatattattattaaaagtaataaaagCTTTAGAACAAATTTTAGATCATTCAGAAAGTGCAAAGACAGCATTTATGGTACATGGTGTATTATCAAGAGGGATTAAGGCATTAATTAAGATGGTTTTTAGAGTATCAGGAGATGATGAAGGCAGTGAAAGTGCAGTAAATTGTTTATTGATATTGTGTGATGAATCAATGATAGCAAGAGAAGAAGCAATTTATGGTGGGATATTGACAcaattgttgttattgttacaAAGCCAGTGTAGTACAAGGACCAAAACAAGGGCCAGAATGCTGCTAAAGCTGCTTAGAAGCATGTGGCCTAAGGACCCAAAACAGCAATA g